One window of the Cryptomeria japonica chromosome 7, Sugi_1.0, whole genome shotgun sequence genome contains the following:
- the LOC131857099 gene encoding SKP1-like protein 1B isoform X1 — protein MAKDCKVKLKSSDDEMFEVDEAVAFESETIKNMIEDTGVESVVPLPNVNSKMDAAKTSEETTAISELDVKTWDKEFVKVDQATLFDIIQAANYLNIENLLDLTCQTVADMIKGKTPEEIRMIFNIKNDYTPEEEEEVRRENQWAFD, from the exons ATGGCGAAGGATTGTAAAGTGAAATTGAAGAGCTCAGATGATGAAATGTTCGAGGTTGATGAGGCCGTGGCATTTGAATCTGAAACAATCAAGAATATGATTGAGGATACAGGCGTGGAGAGCGTCGTGCCCTTGCCGAATGTGAACAGTAAGATGGATGCCGCCAAAACCAGCGAAGAAACAACCGCCATTTCGGAGTTGGATGTGAAGACGTGGGATAAGGAGTTCGTGAAGGTGGATCAAGCTACCCTTTTTGATATTATACAG GCTGCAAACTATCTGAATATAGAGAATCTTCTGGACTTAACGTGCCAAACTGTAGCTGACATGATTAAGGGCAAAACACCAGAAGAGATCCGAATGATATTTAACATAAAAAATGACTACACTCCTGAAGAGGAGGAAGAAGTCAGGCGTGAAAATCAATGGGCCTTTGACTAA
- the LOC131857099 gene encoding SKP1-like protein 1A isoform X2 — translation MSMPVLVLVSSDDEMFEVDEAVAFESETIKNMIEDTGVESVVPLPNVNSKMDAAKTSEETTAISELDVKTWDKEFVKVDQATLFDIIQAANYLNIENLLDLTCQTVADMIKGKTPEEIRMIFNIKNDYTPEEEEEVRRENQWAFD, via the exons AGCTCAGATGATGAAATGTTCGAGGTTGATGAGGCCGTGGCATTTGAATCTGAAACAATCAAGAATATGATTGAGGATACAGGCGTGGAGAGCGTCGTGCCCTTGCCGAATGTGAACAGTAAGATGGATGCCGCCAAAACCAGCGAAGAAACAACCGCCATTTCGGAGTTGGATGTGAAGACGTGGGATAAGGAGTTCGTGAAGGTGGATCAAGCTACCCTTTTTGATATTATACAG GCTGCAAACTATCTGAATATAGAGAATCTTCTGGACTTAACGTGCCAAACTGTAGCTGACATGATTAAGGGCAAAACACCAGAAGAGATCCGAATGATATTTAACATAAAAAATGACTACACTCCTGAAGAGGAGGAAGAAGTCAGGCGTGAAAATCAATGGGCCTTTGACTAA